From Myxococcus xanthus, a single genomic window includes:
- a CDS encoding glycosyltransferase family 2 protein codes for MPFFSVIIPTYNRARLLEAALASVFAQEERDFEVLVVDDGSTDDTLETLARYGEQVRVLSQRNAGPGAARNLGIQEARGTYVAFLDSDDVWFPWTLATYRRVLEAEGTSLVLGTAALFSRAETLATVSREPLQVLRFADYLASAEDRTPRTACVLAVRTEALRRVGGFTPLRISGEDYDLLYRLGTDPGFAWVRAPVVVGYRQHVGSTSTSLESGYRGTRYLLEQERLGRYPGGTARRRERLEMLLYSLRHVTHWLLSQRRVDLALDLYRRGLPLHLAVPRWRYMLGFPPWALATTVRQRVSGR; via the coding sequence ATGCCGTTCTTCTCCGTCATCATCCCCACGTACAACCGGGCGCGGCTGCTGGAGGCGGCGCTCGCGTCCGTGTTCGCGCAGGAGGAGCGTGACTTCGAGGTGCTCGTCGTGGATGACGGCTCCACCGACGACACGCTGGAGACGCTGGCCCGCTATGGCGAACAGGTGCGCGTGCTCAGCCAGCGCAACGCGGGCCCTGGCGCCGCGCGCAACCTGGGCATCCAGGAGGCCCGGGGCACCTACGTGGCCTTCCTGGACAGTGACGACGTGTGGTTCCCCTGGACGCTGGCCACGTACCGGCGGGTGCTCGAGGCGGAAGGGACGTCGCTGGTGCTGGGCACGGCGGCGCTGTTCTCCCGGGCCGAAACCCTGGCGACCGTGAGCCGCGAGCCGCTCCAGGTGCTGCGCTTCGCGGACTATCTGGCCAGCGCGGAGGACCGGACGCCGCGCACCGCGTGCGTGCTGGCGGTGCGCACGGAGGCGCTGCGGCGCGTGGGGGGCTTCACCCCGCTGCGCATCAGTGGCGAGGACTACGACCTGCTGTACCGGCTGGGCACGGACCCGGGCTTCGCCTGGGTGCGCGCGCCCGTGGTGGTGGGCTACCGGCAGCACGTGGGCTCCACGTCCACGTCACTGGAGTCCGGCTACCGGGGTACGCGGTATCTCCTGGAGCAGGAGCGCCTGGGGCGCTACCCGGGAGGCACGGCCCGCAGGCGTGAGCGGCTGGAGATGCTGCTCTACAGCCTGCGCCACGTGACGCACTGGTTGTTGTCCCAGCGCCGCGTGGACCTGGCGCTGGACTTGTACCGGCGCGGCCTGCCGCTCCACCTGGCGGTGCCGCGCTGGCGCTACATGCTGGGCTTCCCGCCGTGGGCGCTGGCCACCACCGTGCGCCAGCGCGTGTCGGGCCGCTGA